The genomic segment CGGAAAAATCAACACTTTGTCTACGTTCTTCAGTAGGGCTCATACCAGAAATAACCATATCAACTTTTTCTGATTCTAAAGCTGGCAGAAGACTGTCAAAACCGATGTCTTCAATTTTTAATTCTACTCCTAAATCTTCAGCGATTTTTTGAGCAATAGAAATATCCATTCCCACTATAGTATCTTTACCGTTTACTGTACTATGAAATTCATAAGGCGGAAAATCTGCGCTCGTACCAATCACTAGTGTTCCTTTTTCTTGAATATCCTCTAAAGCTGTATCAGCTGCAAATACCGAATCTATTGGTATAAACAAACTAAGTACAGTTACTAAACTTAATACAATCAAATAAAATGATTTCTTTCTCATACTTCTTCCCCTTTTCTAGTCAACGCTACTTTTTTACTTATAAAATATCATAACAGATTAAGAATATTTATACAATATATTTCAGTAATATTAATTAAATTAGTCTTTTGCTCCCCTTTTATGCATTTTAAATGTATATATGAATATTAAAAATATTTTTTTCGAGAAAGTCTTGTTTTCTTTGTCTATTCAGTCTACTATTGGATTACATAAAAAGGAGGTTGAGTATGGGACAAATTCATAAAACGGAGACAAGCTTGGACGATTTATTTAGCCAGTTTGCTATTGATCCTGAAGAAGAAACTCTTTTTCCTGACCCTGAAGAAAAATTTTTTATAGATGAAGATGAAAAAGAAGCTCTTTTAGCTAAAAATAATAAAAAAAATAGAAACGTTGAATAGCTAATCAGCATTCAGCGTTTCTATTTTTTTATTCGATTCGATTACGGCTTCTTTCAGCAGAAAACCCGTCTGGATAACGTCGTTTTAACTTCTCTATATTTTGTACTGCTGCTTCTTCAAAAGGAATGTCAGCCCATTCCGCAATTTGAGATAAGTACCAAAGGACATCCCCAAGTTCTTTGGTTAATTCCTTTTTATCTAAATCATGACCATGAAAAGTATATTTTTTAATTAGATCCACTAACTCACCGGATTCACTAGCTAATCCTAATGCGCAATTAGTCAAAACTTGTTCATTTCCGTATAAAGTACGGCTGGCTAATTTTTGATATTCATTAAATTCCATTTTGAAAATAACTCCTTTAGTCTCTATTCTCTATTTCTCAAGGCATTAAAACTAGCTTCCATAGCATCTAAAGTACGCTCAACATCTTCTAGGGTATGAGTAGTGGATAAGAAGATTCCTTCAAATTGAGAAGGAGGCAACAATATGCCATGATTGATCATTTCTTTATAATACTCAGCAAAAAAAGCTGTATCACTTGCCTTACTTTGTTGGTAATTGGTTACCGGTCCTTCATTAAAGAATAAGCCAATCATACTGCCAGCTCGATTGATTGTAATTGGGATATCAAATAAGGCACTTAATGAAAGAATCCCTTTTTCTAATTCATCACCTAAAGCTTCAAAATGAGCGTAATGCTTTTCAGTCAATTGAGATAGTGTAGCAATTCCAGCGGACATGGCAATAGGATTTCCAGATAACGTACCTGCCTGATAGACACTGCCAGCTGGAGCAATATTTTCCATGATCTCTCTTCTTCCGCCATAAGCTCCTACGGGAACACCGCCCCCGATAACTTTACCTAGACAAGTTAAATCAGGCATGACATTATAGTGACCTTGAGCACTATAGTAGCCAACTCTAAATCCAGACATAACTTCATCAAATATCAATAAAGCTCCATCTTTTTCAGTCAACGTCCGTACTCCTTCTAAAAATCCTTTCAATGGCGGTATAACGCCCATATTTCCTGCTACAGGTTCCATAATCACGGCTGCAATCTCGCCTGGGAATTTTCGGAATAGCTCTTGAATGGCTTCTAAATCGTTATAAGGAGCAACTAAA from the Carnobacterium inhibens subsp. inhibens DSM 13024 genome contains:
- a CDS encoding SPJ_0845 family protein — encoded protein: MGQIHKTETSLDDLFSQFAIDPEEETLFPDPEEKFFIDEDEKEALLAKNNKKNRNVE
- a CDS encoding nucleoside triphosphate pyrophosphohydrolase family protein; translated protein: MEFNEYQKLASRTLYGNEQVLTNCALGLASESGELVDLIKKYTFHGHDLDKKELTKELGDVLWYLSQIAEWADIPFEEAAVQNIEKLKRRYPDGFSAERSRNRIE
- the hemL gene encoding glutamate-1-semialdehyde 2,1-aminomutase, translating into MRETRQSEQAFEKAQQLMPGGVNSPVRAFKSVDVPPVFIQKGKGSHVYDIDGNEYIDYVLGWGPLILGHANDVVIHDIQSTASLGTSFGMPTLMENQLAELVIQRVPSVEMVRFVNSGTEATMSALRLARGFTGRDKIIKLEGSYHGHDDALLVKVGSGVATLGLPDSPGVPKSTTSNTLVAPYNDLEAIQELFRKFPGEIAAVIMEPVAGNMGVIPPLKGFLEGVRTLTEKDGALLIFDEVMSGFRVGYYSAQGHYNVMPDLTCLGKVIGGGVPVGAYGGRREIMENIAPAGSVYQAGTLSGNPIAMSAGIATLSQLTEKHYAHFEALGDELEKGILSLSALFDIPITINRAGSMIGLFFNEGPVTNYQQSKASDTAFFAEYYKEMINHGILLPPSQFEGIFLSTTHTLEDVERTLDAMEASFNALRNRE